A stretch of Paenibacillus mucilaginosus 3016 DNA encodes these proteins:
- a CDS encoding DUF4272 domain-containing protein produces the protein MKNCAIYSPQMDLDRVAGIVKDLYPKHKVEVSEKGARIAVISRKWFRSSRFGLNIMTSQTQPGEFAVMKNGMGNYFAGLPAENAAVQEKLLIQISALNMVIGVETDQEITGPFREALLELADRLNGIVFMGTRELLDSRGRLIMDLDGRSEVDDLVVTAHASLLDGDLVVTESGRRRKERSERILEEQGVRYNAHLPVRAGDEEVTIRSVEEIAKRAIALCITALKGECHGAGESPKDTRSLVNRVIRQNGAEDFFTPKEGEFLKAEAPEHGDIAAYSWGYEAYTVLLWALGYVDALETPDRICDVPEMVSLLQEQENYKGFVKGARMRAKSEILDAADLIYRYNWVCVDSRLKGEQAPGGLDAGVVYERHRALNWLIRYREQEWDEVTIDT, from the coding sequence ATGAAGAATTGTGCCATCTACAGCCCGCAGATGGATCTGGACCGGGTGGCCGGCATTGTCAAAGACCTTTATCCGAAGCACAAGGTAGAAGTCAGCGAGAAGGGAGCCCGCATTGCGGTGATCAGCCGCAAGTGGTTCAGGAGTTCCCGCTTCGGTTTGAACATCATGACCAGCCAGACCCAGCCTGGTGAGTTCGCGGTGATGAAAAACGGGATGGGGAACTATTTTGCGGGACTCCCTGCGGAGAATGCGGCTGTGCAGGAAAAGCTGCTCATTCAAATTTCGGCGCTGAATATGGTGATCGGAGTGGAGACGGACCAGGAGATTACCGGCCCGTTCCGGGAAGCGCTGCTTGAGCTGGCGGACCGGCTGAACGGGATCGTGTTCATGGGGACTCGGGAGCTGCTGGACAGCAGGGGCCGGCTGATCATGGACCTGGACGGGAGAAGCGAAGTGGACGATCTCGTCGTGACGGCCCACGCCAGTTTGTTGGATGGCGACCTCGTTGTTACGGAATCGGGACGCCGACGTAAGGAGCGCAGTGAGAGGATCCTTGAGGAGCAGGGCGTCCGCTATAATGCCCATCTCCCGGTTCGGGCGGGGGATGAAGAAGTAACTATCCGCAGTGTGGAGGAAATAGCCAAGCGGGCAATTGCCTTATGCATTACGGCCCTGAAGGGAGAGTGCCACGGCGCAGGGGAAAGCCCGAAGGATACCCGGTCGCTTGTCAACCGGGTGATCCGACAGAATGGGGCGGAGGATTTCTTTACGCCGAAGGAGGGGGAGTTCTTAAAGGCTGAGGCTCCGGAGCATGGGGACATTGCGGCCTATTCCTGGGGCTACGAGGCTTACACGGTGCTGCTCTGGGCGCTTGGGTATGTTGATGCGCTCGAAACTCCGGACCGGATTTGTGATGTGCCGGAGATGGTTTCGCTGCTCCAGGAGCAGGAGAACTACAAAGGCTTCGTGAAAGGTGCCCGTATGCGGGCGAAGAGCGAGATCCTGGATGCGGCGGATCTCATCTACCGGTACAACTGGGTCTGCGTGGACAGCCGCCTGAAGGGCGAACAGGCCCCCGGAGGACTGGACGCAGGGGTCGTGTATGAGCGTCACCGCGCGTTGAACTGGCTGATCCGGTACCGGGAGCAGGAGTGGGATGAGGTGACGATAGATACGTAG
- a CDS encoding ATP-grasp domain-containing protein yields MRVLFCADPLDPRMVDSEYAQEYEAAKRQGFEVGLISLEELLLGHGTAAVRRVESQQVEQKALYRGWMMKPEKYRLLYDELHRKNIRLLTSPEAYVQGHYFPYSYDLVSDLTPRSLWVEAKELEEGMDRIHKRLQAFAEQGIRSLLIKDFVKSRKHEWEDACYIPDLTDRNQVERVVGNFVSRQGEELNGGVVFREFAPLEHAAVHPKSGMPLSNEYRLFFLHHRLLTAAAYWDELEYSGQELPDLKRFTEAAGRIASPFFTMDIAKTTAGDWLVIEIGDGGVSGLPAHCVADDFYRKLKARL; encoded by the coding sequence ATGCGTGTCCTGTTCTGCGCGGATCCGTTGGATCCAAGGATGGTTGACAGCGAGTATGCGCAGGAATACGAGGCTGCGAAGCGGCAGGGCTTTGAGGTCGGTCTCATCTCACTCGAAGAGCTGCTTCTTGGGCATGGAACGGCCGCAGTCCGAAGGGTTGAATCCCAGCAAGTGGAGCAGAAGGCGCTCTACCGGGGCTGGATGATGAAGCCGGAGAAGTACAGGCTTCTTTACGATGAGCTCCACAGGAAGAACATCCGCCTGCTCACATCACCGGAGGCGTATGTGCAGGGGCATTATTTTCCTTATTCGTACGATTTGGTCTCCGACCTCACACCCAGAAGCCTATGGGTGGAAGCGAAGGAACTGGAGGAGGGCATGGATCGGATTCACAAGCGGCTCCAGGCCTTCGCGGAGCAAGGCATCCGCTCCCTTCTTATCAAGGACTTTGTCAAATCCCGCAAGCACGAATGGGAGGATGCGTGTTATATTCCGGATCTTACGGACCGCAATCAGGTGGAGAGGGTAGTCGGCAACTTCGTTAGCCGTCAAGGGGAGGAATTGAACGGGGGCGTGGTATTTCGCGAATTCGCTCCACTGGAGCATGCAGCAGTCCACCCGAAGAGCGGTATGCCGCTGTCGAACGAATACCGTCTGTTTTTCCTGCATCACCGATTGCTGACAGCCGCGGCCTATTGGGACGAATTGGAATACAGCGGGCAGGAACTGCCGGATCTCAAGCGGTTCACTGAAGCTGCAGGCCGCATCGCGAGTCCATTCTTCACCATGGATATAGCAAAGACGACCGCTGGGGACTGGCTTGTGATCGAGATCGGTGACGGAGGTGTCTCCGGACTGCCCGCTCATTGTGTTGCGGATGATTTTTATCGGAAGCTTAAGGCACGGTTATGA
- a CDS encoding barstar family protein, whose amino-acid sequence MRKYAVIEDESGVCIGYCADLIGLAGEQPVEVDGEMINRIVMFGFERNSRIDEGYSVSSSWGSLQLAILDTSERIIGSYHFVLSHPSRFDKVFGREQSRLELLGTLLAPASAEALAVWEGWRESPPVEPGEWIKLSGRERSGWLEVVRLYDGQLMRTRQLQGDQRHQTYEMDASPITDALSFYCALGEAVHGPGGYYGTEPMSLYDCICGGFGVSPPFRIIIRNIREELKREPFFAAAVDRLTSSDVIVVMVPKGG is encoded by the coding sequence ATGAGAAAATATGCTGTCATCGAGGATGAATCCGGTGTTTGCATCGGTTATTGTGCCGATCTGATTGGCCTAGCGGGCGAGCAGCCCGTAGAAGTGGACGGGGAGATGATCAACCGGATTGTGATGTTCGGTTTTGAACGGAACAGCCGGATTGACGAAGGATATAGCGTTTCAAGCAGCTGGGGCAGTCTTCAATTGGCGATTCTGGATACATCCGAACGAATCATAGGAAGCTATCATTTCGTTTTGTCTCACCCTTCCCGGTTTGACAAGGTCTTTGGGAGGGAACAGAGCCGTCTGGAGTTACTCGGCACGTTGCTGGCACCAGCGTCCGCGGAAGCCCTGGCTGTGTGGGAAGGCTGGAGGGAATCTCCCCCTGTTGAACCGGGTGAATGGATCAAGTTATCCGGAAGAGAACGAAGCGGATGGCTGGAGGTTGTGCGATTGTATGACGGCCAGCTGATGAGAACCCGTCAACTTCAGGGTGACCAAAGACATCAAACTTATGAGATGGATGCTTCCCCGATTACCGATGCGCTCTCTTTTTATTGTGCGTTGGGGGAGGCGGTCCATGGTCCGGGCGGCTATTACGGAACCGAACCGATGAGTCTCTACGATTGTATATGCGGCGGATTCGGTGTCTCTCCACCTTTTCGTATCATCATCCGAAATATTCGGGAAGAGTTGAAGAGGGAACCATTCTTCGCGGCGGCAGTAGATCGGTTAACTTCTTCTGATGTAATCGTTGTGATGGTTCCGAAGGGGGGCTGA
- a CDS encoding helix-turn-helix domain-containing protein, which yields MDKGQPHTVFSLLTLGQAVELLGVSRATIDRWRQHKGLPSIKIGRDVYFDRDELQLWVREQSSAGRPVRDVQVSSGPLSMTIGYQSGTAHMWSSLIIKGLRLLEEELSLLPPFRPVEVRWRDAANGLELVEGLIAGEVQIAALGDYPIAMSAALGRVLPKFSPVLLAFDGKAERGRGISVAVPRQARLRDLSDLAGRTIATVPHSSAGHRLTGLLTSIGTPPRQVIHQEMPESLRSIASERVGASVMWEPYPSLLDYYGQGRLLFSEGLGDDYLTGLAADQAWVRTHEDLTVAYLKAHLRAHAFLRSEPLKAAKLVARAADIPVKVAGQVLSRVRWDAAVYTRDLETLQGFLESGAPLPAPGLPLDLLQPGPAYRGEYLQAAARQLRLPAIGDGPVLGDWSKRVLL from the coding sequence ATGGATAAGGGACAGCCGCATACGGTCTTCTCTCTTCTGACCCTCGGGCAGGCCGTAGAGCTGCTCGGCGTGAGCCGGGCTACGATCGACCGCTGGCGGCAGCATAAGGGACTGCCGTCTATCAAAATCGGCCGCGACGTCTACTTTGACCGCGACGAGCTGCAGCTCTGGGTCCGGGAGCAGTCGTCCGCCGGCCGTCCCGTTCGGGATGTCCAGGTGAGTTCGGGTCCACTCTCCATGACGATCGGCTACCAGAGCGGGACCGCCCATATGTGGAGCTCCCTGATCATCAAGGGACTCCGGCTTCTGGAGGAGGAGCTGAGCCTGCTCCCCCCCTTCCGACCGGTTGAAGTCCGCTGGCGCGATGCGGCGAACGGCCTGGAACTCGTGGAAGGCCTGATTGCCGGCGAGGTGCAGATCGCCGCCCTCGGCGATTACCCGATCGCCATGAGTGCGGCGCTCGGCAGGGTGCTGCCGAAGTTCAGCCCCGTCCTGCTCGCCTTCGACGGCAAAGCCGAGCGGGGCCGCGGCATCTCGGTCGCCGTTCCCCGGCAGGCGCGGCTGCGCGACCTGTCGGATCTGGCGGGACGGACGATTGCCACCGTTCCCCATTCCAGCGCCGGCCACCGGCTGACGGGGCTGCTCACATCGATCGGCACCCCGCCGCGGCAGGTGATTCACCAGGAGATGCCGGAGAGCCTGCGCAGCATCGCTTCGGAGCGCGTCGGCGCCAGCGTGATGTGGGAGCCCTATCCGAGCCTGCTGGACTACTACGGCCAAGGGCGGCTGTTGTTCTCGGAGGGGCTCGGTGACGACTATCTGACCGGCCTGGCCGCAGACCAGGCCTGGGTCAGAACCCATGAGGACCTCACCGTCGCTTACCTGAAGGCGCATCTGCGGGCTCATGCCTTCCTGCGAAGCGAGCCGCTTAAGGCGGCCAAACTGGTCGCCCGGGCCGCAGACATCCCTGTGAAGGTGGCCGGCCAAGTCCTCTCCCGCGTCCGCTGGGATGCGGCCGTGTATACGCGGGACCTGGAGACGCTGCAGGGCTTCCTGGAAAGCGGTGCTCCTCTTCCAGCGCCGGGGCTGCCCCTCGATCTGCTCCAGCCGGGCCCAGCCTACCGTGGCGAGTATCTCCAGGCCGCCGCTCGGCAACTCCGCCTGCCGGCCATCGGAGACGGGCCGGTCCTAGGGGATTGGTCGAAGCGGGTGCTGCTGTAG
- a CDS encoding fumarate reductase/succinate dehydrogenase flavoprotein subunit, protein METREYTTDVLIIGGGTAGTMAAIKAKQANPELQVLVLDKADIRRSGAISMGMDGLNNAVIPGKATPEEYTLEITESNDGIIDQRAVYRQASECFGIVQELDSWGVDFEKDETGYYNVHRVHRKGRYVLPMPKASDLKVILAKKVKQMRCRVVNRVMATRLLTKGNQVIGALGLDVRTGDFVIVRAKAVVMTAGAAGRMGLTDSGYLYSTYENPTNSGEGFAMAYHAGAELTGIECYQINPTMKDYNGPACAYVAGPFGGYTANSKGERVTGCDYWSGELIMNMWKLKNKGEWPLYLKLTHLEDNVISEIESILHNNERPSRDRFHEGRGKNYRTDMVELNFSEVGLCSGHSASGVLVNHEAETSMAGLYAAGDMACVPHQYLLGALTFGKIAGTNAAAFAAGQPEYEPDPAQIEAERERLLQPLSRPDGVPHQQVEYKIRRIVTDYLLPPKTLTKLDIALEKIEHFRKVDLQLLGARDPHELGRAMEIHSIVDCAEMMAKASMFRKESRWGFYHYFLDYPERDDANWLKRVIVRKGDSGAMELYTKELPPYILTDADRETALEDRQGEVNTHEHVG, encoded by the coding sequence ATGGAAACCAGAGAATATACGACCGATGTGCTCATCATCGGCGGAGGCACGGCCGGCACCATGGCGGCGATCAAGGCCAAGCAGGCGAATCCGGAGCTGCAGGTGCTCGTGCTCGACAAGGCGGATATCCGGCGGAGCGGCGCGATCTCGATGGGCATGGACGGCCTGAATAATGCGGTGATTCCGGGGAAGGCGACACCGGAGGAATATACGCTCGAGATTACGGAATCCAACGACGGCATCATCGACCAGCGGGCGGTGTACCGCCAGGCGTCGGAGTGCTTCGGCATCGTACAGGAGCTCGACTCGTGGGGCGTTGATTTTGAGAAGGATGAGACCGGCTATTACAACGTCCACCGGGTTCACCGCAAGGGGCGGTATGTGCTCCCGATGCCGAAAGCGAGCGACCTGAAGGTCATCCTCGCCAAGAAGGTCAAGCAGATGCGCTGCCGGGTCGTCAACCGGGTCATGGCCACACGGCTGCTGACCAAGGGCAATCAAGTGATCGGGGCGCTCGGGCTCGATGTGCGGACGGGAGACTTCGTCATTGTCCGGGCCAAAGCCGTCGTGATGACCGCGGGCGCTGCGGGGCGGATGGGTCTGACGGATTCCGGCTACCTCTACAGCACGTACGAGAATCCGACGAATTCGGGCGAGGGCTTCGCCATGGCTTACCACGCGGGCGCGGAGCTGACGGGGATCGAGTGCTACCAGATCAACCCGACGATGAAAGATTACAACGGACCGGCCTGCGCCTATGTGGCGGGACCGTTCGGCGGCTATACGGCCAACAGCAAGGGCGAGCGGGTCACCGGCTGCGACTACTGGAGCGGCGAGCTCATCATGAACATGTGGAAGCTGAAGAACAAGGGCGAGTGGCCGCTGTATCTGAAGCTGACCCACCTGGAGGACAACGTCATCTCGGAGATCGAGTCGATCCTGCACAACAACGAGCGTCCGAGCCGGGACCGGTTCCACGAAGGCCGGGGCAAAAACTACCGCACCGACATGGTCGAGCTGAACTTCTCGGAGGTCGGGCTGTGCAGCGGCCACAGTGCTTCCGGGGTGCTGGTCAACCACGAGGCGGAGACGTCGATGGCCGGTCTCTATGCGGCGGGCGATATGGCCTGCGTGCCGCACCAGTACCTGCTCGGGGCGCTCACCTTCGGCAAGATTGCCGGCACGAATGCCGCGGCCTTTGCCGCCGGGCAGCCGGAATATGAGCCGGACCCGGCGCAGATCGAAGCCGAGCGGGAGCGCCTGCTCCAGCCGCTCTCCCGGCCGGACGGGGTGCCGCACCAGCAGGTGGAGTACAAGATCCGCAGGATCGTCACCGACTATCTGCTCCCGCCGAAGACGCTCACGAAGCTGGATATCGCGCTGGAGAAAATCGAGCATTTCCGCAAGGTCGACCTGCAGCTGCTGGGGGCCCGGGACCCTCACGAGCTCGGCCGGGCGATGGAGATTCACAGCATCGTGGACTGCGCCGAGATGATGGCGAAGGCGTCGATGTTCCGCAAGGAGAGCCGGTGGGGCTTCTACCACTACTTCCTCGACTATCCGGAGCGCGATGATGCGAACTGGCTGAAGCGGGTCATTGTCCGCAAGGGGGACAGCGGGGCCATGGAGCTGTACACGAAGGAGCTGCCGCCGTACATTCTGACGGATGCGGACCGTGAAACGGCCCTGGAAGACAGACAAGGGGAGGTGAACACCCATGAACATGTCGGCTAA
- a CDS encoding 4Fe-4S dicluster domain-containing protein: protein MNMSAKAVGQRSEASVIIDRDKCIGCDICVQVCPMGILALDKDGKAYMKYDECWYCTPCQTDCPVDAVRVNLPYLVR, encoded by the coding sequence ATGAACATGTCGGCTAAAGCGGTAGGACAGCGCTCGGAGGCGAGCGTCATCATCGACCGGGACAAATGCATCGGCTGCGACATCTGCGTCCAGGTGTGCCCGATGGGCATCCTGGCCCTCGACAAGGACGGCAAGGCCTATATGAAGTACGACGAATGCTGGTACTGCACGCCATGCCAGACGGACTGCCCGGTCGATGCCGTCCGCGTCAACCTGCCATACCTTGTAAGGTAG
- a CDS encoding ABC transporter substrate-binding protein, which produces MRLSVRQRPLRAGRLLLASLALLTAAALTGCGTRSGSGAAEAVTSAKPAPPSGGRQAVVTVGYQSPTAQTWGALIIKNRGLYEKHLKELAPSDQVEVKWFDATAGSILNNQMVGGKIQLSFLGDMPSLLNGVMGITQANYRSVFLAFDGKGALGRNQAIIVPKGSPVKRVEDLAGQTVSTPIGSSSHRMLLDTLKQHDLVDKVKIVDQSVTVGMQSIEQNKVAAHSTWEPYPSLIAHKEIGTVLQPGEATKIDYLAGVVANRDWAEENRTYAVAFLRALVEAHQFAREHPEETAKIFEAESKFPPEVCRKMVENIRFDAAVYKKDLETLNGSIQFLSSLGKLEKKLELGSFVDESYLREAAKSLSRPYLTDSEQAGSWLQGKEL; this is translated from the coding sequence ATGAGGTTATCCGTGAGGCAGCGGCCGCTCCGGGCGGGCAGACTGCTGCTTGCCTCCCTGGCGCTCCTGACCGCAGCGGCCTTGACCGGCTGCGGTACCCGGAGCGGCAGCGGGGCTGCCGAAGCTGTAACATCCGCCAAGCCGGCTCCCCCGTCCGGCGGGAGACAGGCCGTCGTGACCGTCGGCTACCAGTCGCCGACGGCACAGACCTGGGGGGCCCTGATCATCAAGAACCGGGGACTCTACGAGAAGCATCTCAAGGAGCTGGCGCCCTCGGATCAGGTCGAAGTGAAGTGGTTCGACGCAACGGCAGGCTCCATCCTCAACAACCAGATGGTGGGGGGCAAAATCCAGCTTTCGTTCCTCGGCGACATGCCGTCGCTGCTCAACGGGGTGATGGGCATCACGCAGGCGAACTACCGGTCGGTCTTCCTTGCCTTCGACGGCAAGGGGGCGCTTGGCCGCAACCAGGCGATCATCGTGCCGAAGGGAAGCCCGGTGAAGCGGGTGGAGGATCTGGCGGGACAGACCGTGTCCACGCCGATCGGCAGCTCGTCCCACCGGATGCTGCTCGACACGCTGAAGCAGCATGATCTCGTCGACAAGGTCAAGATCGTGGACCAGTCGGTTACGGTGGGCATGCAGAGCATCGAGCAGAACAAGGTGGCCGCCCATTCGACCTGGGAGCCCTATCCGAGCCTGATCGCCCACAAGGAGATCGGGACCGTCCTGCAGCCGGGCGAGGCGACGAAGATCGATTACCTGGCCGGCGTCGTGGCGAACCGGGATTGGGCGGAGGAGAACCGGACCTATGCTGTAGCCTTCCTGCGGGCGCTCGTTGAAGCGCACCAGTTCGCCAGGGAGCATCCGGAGGAGACGGCGAAGATCTTCGAGGCGGAGAGCAAGTTCCCGCCGGAGGTGTGCCGGAAGATGGTGGAGAACATCCGCTTCGATGCGGCGGTCTACAAGAAGGATCTGGAGACGCTGAACGGCAGCATCCAGTTCCTGAGCTCGCTCGGCAAGCTCGAGAAGAAGCTGGAGCTCGGCTCGTTCGTCGACGAGAGCTATCTGCGCGAGGCGGCCAAGTCGCTCAGCCGTCCGTACCTGACGGATTCGGAGCAGGCCGGAAGCTGGCTGCAGGGAAAGGAGCTCTAG
- a CDS encoding ABC transporter permease, whose protein sequence is MAIREESAVLAVPAETGAFRSTGVPGRKRSFALRVLAILGFLLLWHLAVQANVTWPLQLGNLPKPGDVLAAWAKSLGQSAYYADVGVSCRRVLIGIALGLVTAVPLGLWSGLSRTAADTLFTNLELFRPIPLIAYLPVAMLLFRSIESSILFITYIGAFFPILISSRDAAKRVPPSLVQAARILGCGPFRALWRVYLPAMAPEIFTGLSVGIGASWMGVITAEMMSGQLGIGYSTWSAYHLMDYKQSMIGMFTIGALGFGSSALVRVIQHRVLRWM, encoded by the coding sequence ATGGCGATTCGCGAAGAATCCGCCGTCCTGGCCGTTCCCGCCGAAACGGGTGCATTCCGCAGCACAGGAGTCCCCGGCAGGAAGCGTTCCTTCGCCCTGAGGGTGCTGGCGATCCTCGGTTTTCTGCTGCTGTGGCATCTGGCCGTGCAGGCAAATGTGACCTGGCCGCTGCAGCTCGGCAACCTGCCGAAGCCGGGCGACGTGCTTGCCGCCTGGGCGAAGAGCCTGGGGCAGTCCGCTTACTATGCGGACGTCGGCGTCAGCTGCCGCCGGGTGCTGATCGGCATTGCGCTGGGACTCGTGACAGCCGTGCCCCTAGGCCTGTGGAGCGGACTTTCGCGCACGGCGGCAGACACGCTCTTCACGAATCTCGAGCTGTTCCGGCCGATCCCGCTCATCGCGTACCTGCCGGTGGCGATGCTGCTCTTCCGCTCGATCGAGAGCAGCATCCTGTTCATCACCTATATCGGGGCGTTCTTCCCGATTCTGATTTCTTCGCGGGATGCGGCCAAACGGGTGCCGCCGTCCCTGGTGCAGGCCGCGCGGATTCTCGGCTGCGGGCCCTTCCGCGCGCTGTGGCGCGTGTATCTGCCGGCGATGGCGCCGGAGATTTTTACGGGGCTGTCGGTCGGCATCGGAGCCTCCTGGATGGGCGTCATCACGGCGGAGATGATGTCGGGTCAGCTCGGGATCGGCTATTCGACCTGGTCGGCGTATCACCTCATGGACTACAAGCAGTCGATGATCGGCATGTTCACGATCGGGGCGCTGGGCTTCGGGTCATCCGCTCTGGTGCGCGTCATCCAGCACCGGGTGCTCCGGTGGATGTAA
- a CDS encoding VOC family protein, producing the protein MSTISASRLERRIGSVFIPVRNIEQARDWYCRLLGITEPCEIQFGHLCILPTAGPDLILDTMPMWGGREPEGAPPIRTPSVMLQTEDLQASYAFMQEHGVSLVTGIEHGHWFVIEDPDGNRLMICGR; encoded by the coding sequence ATGTCCACGATATCCGCAAGCCGCTTGGAACGCCGGATCGGAAGCGTATTCATCCCTGTCCGGAACATCGAACAGGCCAGAGACTGGTACTGCCGTCTGCTCGGCATCACGGAGCCCTGCGAGATCCAGTTCGGCCACCTGTGCATCCTGCCCACCGCCGGGCCCGATCTCATTCTCGATACGATGCCGATGTGGGGCGGCCGGGAACCCGAGGGCGCCCCGCCGATCCGCACCCCGTCCGTCATGCTGCAGACGGAAGATCTGCAGGCATCGTATGCCTTCATGCAGGAGCATGGCGTGAGCCTTGTGACGGGCATCGAGCACGGGCACTGGTTCGTCATCGAAGACCCCGACGGGAACCGGCTGATGATCTGCGGCAGGTAG
- a CDS encoding VOC family protein produces MINRFKEYRPVFLSADREQSLAYYTKLGFQCNHYTGFVDRDGLRFAIHDASGAAGEIRPNHRVDGRSWDLYVWVDDADALYTELVAKGAMIHYPPRSPREYHMREFAILDPDGYIFAFGSPIR; encoded by the coding sequence GTGATCAACCGGTTCAAAGAATACCGCCCCGTCTTCCTGTCCGCCGACCGGGAGCAGTCGCTTGCCTACTATACGAAGCTCGGCTTCCAGTGCAACCACTATACGGGCTTCGTCGACCGGGACGGCCTGCGTTTTGCAATCCATGACGCGTCCGGCGCCGCCGGTGAGATCCGGCCGAACCACCGTGTGGACGGCCGGTCCTGGGACCTGTACGTCTGGGTCGACGATGCCGACGCGCTGTATACCGAGCTGGTGGCCAAAGGCGCGATGATCCACTATCCCCCGCGCAGTCCCCGCGAATATCACATGCGCGAGTTCGCCATCCTGGACCCGGACGGTTACATCTTCGCCTTCGGTTCACCGATCCGGTAG
- a CDS encoding AraC family transcriptional regulator, producing the protein MNSTLESTQLQQTAAVNRAVDYIESRFPATPTLNEVAAAVSVSPYHLHRLFKAVTGETLHGFASRVKLQRAIHRLVYWSSASATEIAYDCGYSSMAVFSRAFKGAAGVSPSDFRAAHALQNSKICKAISSLSQRYSGLWTYNGESGEHKGNGRRLKVAVREFAPAHLIYIRHYGEYAAAQPHPVLQMSFARLNRLANAMELWSSTAFLMGIAHGPWTRFPLQRGPCDAALAVPAAAREVLPRLPEEFGVRPWAGGTYAVVHFEGAPEDADAVADTLLGEWLPDSGYVYDDRPAAVVTYNNPYGDPEGRWVVDLCLPLRLPT; encoded by the coding sequence ATGAATTCGACGCTAGAGAGCACCCAGCTCCAGCAGACGGCAGCCGTCAACCGGGCGGTGGATTATATTGAGAGCCGCTTCCCTGCCACCCCCACCCTGAACGAGGTGGCTGCCGCCGTCTCGGTGTCGCCCTACCACCTGCACCGCCTGTTCAAGGCGGTCACCGGGGAGACGCTCCACGGCTTCGCTTCCCGGGTCAAGCTTCAGCGGGCCATCCACCGGCTGGTGTACTGGAGCTCAGCCAGCGCCACGGAGATCGCCTATGACTGCGGCTATTCTTCCATGGCCGTGTTCTCCCGCGCCTTCAAGGGTGCGGCCGGCGTGTCCCCGAGCGACTTCCGTGCAGCCCATGCGCTGCAGAACAGCAAGATTTGCAAAGCGATCAGCAGCCTCAGTCAACGCTATTCCGGGCTGTGGACGTATAATGGAGAAAGCGGGGAGCACAAGGGGAATGGACGTCGGCTGAAGGTGGCGGTTCGGGAATTCGCTCCGGCCCACCTGATCTACATACGGCATTACGGGGAATATGCTGCGGCACAGCCCCATCCGGTCCTCCAAATGAGCTTCGCCCGGCTGAACCGGCTGGCCAATGCGATGGAGCTGTGGAGCAGCACCGCCTTCCTGATGGGCATCGCACACGGCCCTTGGACCCGGTTTCCGCTGCAGCGGGGTCCCTGCGACGCAGCACTTGCCGTTCCGGCGGCTGCCCGGGAGGTTCTTCCCCGGCTGCCGGAGGAGTTCGGTGTCCGGCCCTGGGCGGGAGGCACGTATGCGGTCGTCCACTTCGAGGGAGCCCCGGAGGATGCGGACGCCGTCGCAGACACCCTGCTCGGGGAGTGGCTGCCGGACAGCGGGTACGTCTATGATGACCGGCCCGCGGCTGTAGTGACCTACAACAACCCTTACGGGGATCCGGAGGGCCGGTGGGTCGTCGACCTCTGTCTCCCGCTCCGGCTCCCGACTTAA
- a CDS encoding putative quinol monooxygenase, producing the protein MKKFSMAAKFTAKTGGGEALAGLLLEAAASAQANQACEAYIVHVSDTEPDTLWVTEIWTSEEAHAEALAQPETREAIAKAMPYIAGVEGARMRPLGGKGLEKNA; encoded by the coding sequence ATGAAAAAATTTTCGATGGCTGCCAAATTCACGGCCAAAACCGGCGGAGGCGAAGCCTTGGCCGGTCTGCTGCTGGAGGCTGCCGCTTCCGCTCAAGCCAACCAGGCATGCGAAGCCTACATCGTCCATGTCTCGGATACCGAGCCGGATACGCTGTGGGTGACCGAGATTTGGACGAGTGAGGAGGCCCATGCCGAAGCCCTGGCCCAACCCGAAACCAGGGAAGCGATCGCCAAGGCGATGCCGTACATTGCCGGCGTCGAAGGTGCAAGAATGCGGCCTCTTGGCGGGAAAGGACTGGAAAAGAACGCGTAA